GGGTCTGGCCAGGTGGAGGCCTCCGCGTCTTTTCTCCCCGTTCCCGCCACCAAACGCCCGAATCAcctgaagacaaaaaaacccacagtgaaTAACTTGAATCAattttaaaaatcagatttaaacCAAGTCAAGTCAGTAAATTATACACAGAAATAATACGTTTCTACCAATTAAGAGGAACTAATAGTATTGTCGATGGAAATTTAACAGGATAAAGCCATTAAAAAGAATACTATTCTACTCTAGACCGCTATGAAACTTTGTATCATGGTGGATTCCATAAAGCTACAACAAATATAGGGGAATATCATGCTTGTATTaactttgttttgctttgtttcttAACTTATCAGAGATTTACATTTCAGAAGGTGTTTACAAAAttgttgtaaaacatttttaagctgtgtgttgtcatttttcaccactagggggcagcagGACAagccaaaaacacaacattgacaTATTATGGCATTAGGGTGTATCAgcaaataaatgtgtattttaatgCCCTGCCGCATTGTGAATGATGTTTCTCAGGTGGTAACTCACGATTAGGgttctgtttttggtctccaccatcTCCTGTAGGACATGTTTGGCTCTTTAACTGATAGAAGCTCTATCTCAACCCATTCTAACTATAACTTTGTCTCATGTTAATGCCAATCAAGTAGTGTTAAGATGATTTTGCCCAATTTTCCTGTAGAGAAAAACGTCCTTTGTTGGtttgaaacattgttttttgatAGTTTAGTGTCTGAAAACCAAAACTATGAGCTGAAAGTTGCTAAAACGCCAAATATACCTTGGGGGAAATGCAGTGTTGGGTAATTTTTTCTGTGGGTTTGTTACTACGATTAAAAACGTTCACTTTAGTACATGTCAATTTAAAAGTGGATGAAAATCGCTTTAATGGAAGTAAGGTTTTTGAATCTGAACTCGAACCCCAGAAAAGGAAACAGGCCAAAACTGGTATGACctcaacagaaaagaaaatatacagaacAGACCAATGTGGGCTGGTATACCGTTTTCcgtccaaaaaacacaaacttgtgGTATTTCTGTATTCTTTTGGTGACGCTGAGCATCATTGGGAAATGGCCTTTAATAGGAGTTCCCACATGGAGTGAAAAACCTTTAAAGCTCGAGTGCAAGACACGCCTGAAAAATCCTCTAATGTGGGAGCAAACGTCTGTTAGATACATCTTTCACAAACGTATGaattacagattttaaaaaaagagtagtCCCCACCTCCTGACAGAGATGCAGGAAGGCGGCGTGGACTCCCTCGTGGTTCTCTCTGGCCGAGGCCTCAAAGTAAACCCCTCCTGTGAGCAGACACAGTTTCAGATGTTATCAGTCAGAAAACACTCAGCATTCCTCGTTCATTAGACAACATGCAGGGTTTAGTTCAGAATGAGAAACAAAGATAAGCGTGTGTGAAAGgagagttttattttctctctccgGTTATAATTAGACGACGCATTAGAAGCTTAAATCATCATCTGCCAAATGCTTTTACATATTAGCTACCGTGGGAAATTCTGTTTGTGAGCAGGTCAAAGACGACTATATGTAAACATTACTTTTGGTTAGATACATGAGAAATGTCTGTATTTGGCATTTTCTCGCTGGTTAAAGTGGGTGTGGCCAAGCTGGAACAACGTGATGTAACAGATCTGTGGACAAATCAAGTTTTAGTTGATTGGTTTCATTTTGGGCCGTGCACAACACAACTTTGTAATCTCCTATATGAGCTGTTGATTGGTCAGGAAACCAAAGTGGCAACCTCCAATGttaaaaattaagccaatgcacAAGATATAAAGAACAATCTGCAGTTCCttaaatgtccacttgaggctggctccaaaaaccaAGAATCCCCATTAGGTCTCTTATGGAAAGACTCATTTTTCAACAGTTTTGGTCGAAATAGCTCATTACTGTTCACATGTTTGGcctttttgtacctttattttAGACCTTTTATACCTTTTGTATTGTTACATTTTCGCTATTGCGGACTGAttgcagaaagaagaacaaagatCACAAAAGTAGTGTGATATAGAAAGTATagaaggacaaagaaaaaaataccaaacagaaaaaaaacaacaaaagaagaagaagatggccGACCTAGTGAAGCTGCTAACGTCTCGCCCTCGTCTGCCGGCACTTGTCGGGCTCTGAGCAGGTCACTCTTGTTTCCAACCTGCAGCAGATTACAGATTACAGGACAGATTAGATTAAAGGGATTAGGGTTAGAGGGAAACTGTTACTCCTGTTTACGACAGGAGTGAAACTCTTTAGccctggtaaaaaataaaaaataaatcattatccTTGCATAGTGTTGAGTGTATTGACGTGATTCTACTTaacctattttttttaagatttactgTAACCTAAACTAGCACTTCTATTATTGTCATTAGCTGTTAGCTGTTTAAGGATTTGTGTCTAATCTAATCTGAGTGTGCCCAGGCTAAAATTAGCTTGTGTCTAAATCTGGTAAAGTCTATCTCTTCTGCTTGTGTCTGTCATGATTTACTCTTGTTTGGTTTGGTTGTtccttgttgttttattttgtcacttgTTTCCATATGTACTTTGacaccagactcatgttgaacagccatgtGCTGTGACTGTGTTGGGGTTAAGAGGGGATGCAGAACGAGAGAGACGGCTAGAGACAAAGTAAAATGATTTATAGCTACAAAGCCAGTAATAATGGAAAAGATATATGTAGTATTAGCAGTTACAACAAAGTATAAGAATAATAATTGAGTGAGATAACACACACTAACCAGTATTACGGGTATATTTCCCGAGGGGTGAATGCGTCTGACGTGTTGGTACAGCGGTTGGATGGTGCGATAGCTGTTGTGGTCTGTGATGGAGAAAACCAGCACATAACCGTCCGCCCAGTAGATCGACCTGAGAATACAGTTATCATACAGTTTTAGACATGATAGTAATTATTATAATGAGGgtacttgttaaaaaaaactaacctGTTGATCTGCTCCTGGCAGTAAAGACCCTCAGCATCATCCTGAAAAAGAGCAGACAGAGATGTTGTTGACGAAAATGTAACAGAATTTAAGTCTTGCCACTAGTCTTGATGTCTTTATTCTGCTATGAAACGTAAGAATAAAACTGTGACCCTctgcagaggcgctgcttgtcaacaggcaaggaaAGGCAGCATCTTGGGGCCCCAGGCTAGTAGGGGATAACATCAAAActgataaatcatttttaaaaaacctgtCAAGTGTAAGCTGATAAGgacatgagctattcagaccaatttgggtttttaaatcagtcggaaatcacatttatttctgcttaaaaactgcatttttcGATAGGTGTTTAAGTGAATTCCTAAGCTTCTGCAgcaagcctctagtggacactcgcgGAAGTGCAGTTTTTTGCTcctccgcattggcttcatttttccaacACTGGAGGTTTCTGCTTAGTTGGAGCACATGCTGGAAATGATTGGACACgtaaaaacaaagattaaaagACTTTCAGAGTCTGGTCAGCCGTCCAAAGACTTTCTATTTTAAAGTATTTCCTCATTACACATTCCCAGAATTGAATCAGCAACCTGGGTCAGCTTTAATtggtttaagtgttttaaataAGCAATGATTACTTGTTATACGATTCCTATTGACATGCCAAAATTCACAACGATCAACGATCAAAGTGAATGTTGTCTTTACCTTCTCTGAACCTCAACCAAGTAAAGTTGCAGAAACTTGACTAGACTGGCCACAAGATTGTCAATGCATCATCCCCGAGCAGCTTCAAGCGAGTTAACAGGTGGCGGTTTTACTGAAAAGGGTACGCCGCCAAGACAAATGGCTGTTAATGGAGACGCACCAGCTGGTTTGGCGTTATGACTCCGCCGGACCCCTGGGCCCCCGGACCACCCAGTCGTCCATTTGGGAACAATTCAGTTCAAGCAactctttgtgtttattttatcacaCAATTACAccccaaaaatgtttttctttctctgagcTAGAGCAAAAGATTTGCTAAGTTTTCTCCAGACGATTAGCTTACTTTCAGGTGAACCCCATGACAGTATATTTTCAATGGATGTCAGACACGTtcatttcacttttgttttcacaATTTTATGGAGACTCTTTTTAGAAatctctcctgctgcagcttttaaaaatttTCCAGAAGCTTGGTAACTTTTCGacctctctgcctctcacaCACCAATTATTTTCTGTCTAATCTCTGGAAGCCGGTCCCCATCTGGACCAGGAGGGacttcctcctcaccctccGTTATCTCCCCCTGGGCGAGGAAATGAGCAGATTTCAGGCCTGGTTTTGTAAACAGACGGTGGGTGAGCCGTGTGGCACGTCGCTCTCATTATTTTCATCAAGAGCGAGGAGATTATCACAGGGGTCATTTCCTTTTACTTCAAATACATTCCTAACTGtgctttgagattttttttaaaaatgtggcaATTGTTTGAGGCTTTGACGAGTTTGACGAGCAATGTCAAGAAAGCTAGAAAGCTAGCTAACTGGGAGCAAGCCAGCCAGTCGCTCGGCTTACCAAGCTAGTTGACTACGTTTTCCTAACTGGGCTTTTAAAAATCTTGTATAAGAAAGAgcttcttttgtgtgtttttgttaccaGTGAAGCGCACAATATCATCACAAACTGAGGCCAAAGCATCTCAAGCAGACAGCTTTTATATTTGTGCTGTTCTCTAAATAATGCATGAGAAACCTCAGGGATGGAAAACATGGCCGCCGTCTCTCTGCCTCCATCAGTTACCTGCAGAGCGACACAGGGGGTATCCTGGATCTGCAGCGACACTTCCTCCCCGTCCAGAGTGACCTTTCTGGAGTAAAGAGCCCCTGCAGAGAGCGCAAGGAACACACATGGACGGATgaatggacggatggatgaCTGAAATCAATAGTAGgctgtgcttttgtttttttccagaggGAAATCAGCATGTGTGCAGTATTTTTCCTGCGTACTTTGACAAATGTTTCTTCTCTGATTACAAACAGATGAATGGAAAACTCACCAGTGTTTGCTTCATAATCCCCGATGAATCGTTTGGTCAAAAACCGGACTATAAGagctaaaaaaaagacaaaaaaagaaaactctgtCTCAGAGGGATGCAGAAAAACTGGAATGAATTA
This portion of the Labrus bergylta chromosome 22, fLabBer1.1, whole genome shotgun sequence genome encodes:
- the rasl11a gene encoding ras-like protein family member 11A-like — translated: MRLTGGDPAPGTMNSSSSGGSGNFLLVPIPEYPLLDCVPNKTVKIVVLGASNVGKTALIVRFLTKRFIGDYEANTGALYSRKVTLDGEEVSLQIQDTPCVALQDDAEGLYCQEQINRSIYWADGYVLVFSITDHNSYRTIQPLYQHVRRIHPSGNIPVILVGNKSDLLRARQVPADEGETLAASLGGVYFEASARENHEGVHAAFLHLCQEVIRAFGGGNGEKRRGGLHLARPKSPNMQELKRRFRQVLSSKVKSATTL